GACGACCGCCGCCACCGGTACGAGATCACCTTCGACGCGGCTGCCGCTCTCGGCTCACTCCTCACCGCCCTCAGTCACGTGATCCGCCCCGCTGGAATTACCCGCCCCGCAATCGCTTTCACCGAGGTCCAGGAGTTCGACAAGTGACGAACCCATTCGAGTCCCACCTCAGCAAGAGGAATCTCGCCACGCTCGACGCGATGTGCGCCGAGCACGGGCAGGGGAACCGAGCGATGGCCGCCGCGACCATGCACCAGATGCAGATCCAGGAACAGGAGGGCGCTCGGCTGTGCGCGATCGCCAACCTGCAATTCCCGGCGGCGGACGCGAGCCGGCCGGCGTGGTTCGTCGGCGAGACACCGGTATTCGACCACATGCTCCTCGACACCCACGAAGTCTGCAGAACGTGGACACGCTCGTTCGACGTCCCCGACCAGGGGTGGTCGGTAGCGATCGTGTGCGACGACGTCTACAACGAGGAGCAGGAGGAGTGGGAGACGTCCGGTCCGCGGATCGCGGTCTCCGTCGAGGAGTACACCGAGCTCGACCCCGAAAGCGCTGCCGCCCTTGCCATCGCGATCGTCGACGCTGTCGAAGCCCTGAACGGCACCGCCGGCGAATGAACGCGACCGAGTCAGTGTCCAGGTTCGAGTGGGAGCACTGCGTCAAACGCACACCCATGCCGGGCAGCACGAAGTTCCTGGCGCTGGTTCTCGCGACGTTCAGCTCTTCGAGGACCGGGTCGAACGTTCACCCGAGCGTGGCCCGGTTGGCCCGCGAAATGGAGGTCTCCGAACGGACCGTCAACCGCGGCATGGACTGGCTCCGAAACCACGGTTGGATCGTCCGTGTCCGACAGGGCAACCGGTGGAAAAACCAGGCCGACGAGTACCGGTTGTCACTCCCGAGCAACGTGCTCGAGGTGATGCAACTCGACCCGGACAGTCGACCGTACGACGGGAGTCTGAGCGACACCGATGACGCTCAGACTCCCGAAGTCCACCCGACACCGATGTCGCTCAGACTCGTTGAGAGCCGCAATGTCTGAGCGACATCTGGGCAAAGTCTGGACGACAACTCAGCAAGTCTGGACGACATTTGAGACGAGTCTGAGCGACACCAGTGTCGCCCCATCCTGTAGATCCTGCAGTTACCCAGCAATAGATCCATCGGTTCCCGGCTTGAGAGCGCAACTAACTGACCGCACGCGAGAGAGGAAACCAGATGCCCAATCGATACGGGGAGACCGAAGAGGAACCACCCCTCGACGACCACCATCCCGGCTGTCGGAAAGGCTGGCTCGGCGAGGACCCGGACGGCAACCCGATCCCGTGCATCCAGTGCCGACCGCACCTCGCCGAGCCGGCGAAGGTGAACGACTGCGACCCCAACAGGTACCGATGACGTACTCCAAGACACCCGAGGCCGCGAAGATCCTCAAGAGCCCGACACTTCGAGACGCCGCCTGCCACGGCCGGTGGCCGATGTTCGATGCCGAGATCGACGGCGAAAAGGCCGCCGCCGCAACCATTCGCCTCGATGCAGCGGTGCAGCTCTGCGCAACCTGCCCCGTCCACGCAGCATGCGAGTCCGCACGCCAAGCCCTACCCGTACGAGAAGTCGCCGGCGTCTGGGCCGGCCGCGTCTACGGACGCCCAACCCGAAAGGCAGCATGAAGATCAGCGTCAAACCCGAGGCCCGAGTCAACTGCCGACGCTCCGGCACGCATCGAATCGGCCTGCGCATAGCCGGACTGACCCTCGCCCTGACCGGACCCGAAGCGCTCACCCTGGCGGACCAGCTCGTCGACGCAGCCGAGAAGACCGACCGTGGGTAACCGACCGAAGCCATGCCTCGGCAACGGCTGCACTAACGCCACCACACACGAGGACCGCCGCTGCACCACCTGCCGCCGCATCCTCCACGAACTCCACGAAATCACTGGCGCAGAGGACGACCACCATGCCTGACCAGCCGACCTACACCGAATGCCGCAGTGCCGATTGCACCATCTGGACCGACGAGCCGAGCGGGTTCTGCAGCGTCTGCCAGGACGAGGTCCGGGAGCTCGACGAACGACTCGGCATCGACCCCGACCGCCCCACCCTGTAGGAGGTCCCATGCCCCACGCGCCGGCACGCATCTGCCCACGCTGCAAACAAACCACCACCGCACGCAAGTGCCCGACGTGCTGGCCCGCGTGGTCCGGCTCGGCCTGGAAGAACGGCAGCACACGACGCTGGCGCAAGCTCCGCGCCGAGCAACTCGAGCAACACCCGATCTGCCAACGGCCAGGATGCCACCGCCTCGCCCGCGAAGTCGACCACGTCGACAACCTCGCCGGCGGCGGTGAGATGTACACGGGCCCACTGCAGTCGCTGTGCCCACCACACCACGCCGAGAAGACCGCCACCGAACGAAAGCGAACGAACTATGACTGACCCACAGCACAGCCAGGACGCCGAGCTCCGCGAGCAGATGCGAGCCGCAGTCGAGCACCTCTGGGACGGCGTCGACGACGTCAGCCCCAACCTCAAAGCGGCACTCCGCCGAGCCGCGGCGACCCGACCCGCCCCCGCCCCGTAGGGGCGTCCACCGAACGGACGCCCTCAGCCACGGACAGCGACTCGGTGGCTCTTCGCGTGCGCGCTCAGGTTGGGGCGCATGGGGGGTATCAACCCGGAGGGGCACAGACACAACGAGAGGAACTCACCACCATGACCGATCGACACGACACCGAGGGCGCGGACCTCGAGCAGATCCGCAACATCGACGTTGCACGCGCGGCCCGGATGGCCCTGGCATCGCAGAACAACGACGGCCCGGGCATGCAGCTTGTGCTACGCGAGGCGGCCGCCGACGACGAGGGGTTCGCCCGACTGATCTCGGCGCTCGCAGCGCTCGCAAGGTCACTCTCGAACCAGCTCTCGCCGAACGATGTTGCCGCGCCCCTGTTACAGCTCATCGACGCGGCAATGCGTTACCCTGATAATTGAGTGATGGCGAGTAGGTGCATCGTCCGCGTAGCCGCTGTATGTCGAAGCGCCGCCAGCGATGCGCCTGCCGCGTTCTCACTCACCGGGTTTCGAGTAATGGTCCGCGAAGTTCTGGCCCGCGAAGCCGCTCGTAGTTGGAGCGCCGCCAGCCGTGGGGAACCGCCAGCCAGCCGCCGAGCCGGTTGACCACCCACTTTTCTTGCGCGCAATTCTGTTGCAGCGCAATGCCATCGAGGACCCACAAATGAATCTGAAACAGCAGTACGACGCAATCAGGAACCGGATGAAAGAGCTCCGGACGATCGGCCGTGAGCGCGATTTCACTGACGCGGAGATGAAGGAAGCCAACGATCTATTCGACCAGAGCGAGCGTCTCGAAAAGGAAATCGAGAAGAACGACGAGATCGCCGACAAGCTCAAGAGCATCAACGCCGACAGGGACGACGAAGACTCGGACGACGACGGCGACGACGACGACGACGATAGGCACCGGATCCCGCTCGGTGGGAAGAGCCTGAAGACGGGCTTTCTGCCGGCGCAGGGCAAGAGTTTCGACCAGCTCGCGCGCCGCATCGCCAAGCAGGTACAGGCGAACGGCCGCAAGTCGATCGACGTCGAAACGATCACCCCGGTCACGCTCAACACCGACCCGATC
The nucleotide sequence above comes from Rhodococcoides fascians A25f. Encoded proteins:
- a CDS encoding HNH endonuclease signature motif containing protein; translated protein: MPHAPARICPRCKQTTTARKCPTCWPAWSGSAWKNGSTRRWRKLRAEQLEQHPICQRPGCHRLAREVDHVDNLAGGGEMYTGPLQSLCPPHHAEKTATERKRTNYD
- a CDS encoding WhiB family transcriptional regulator gives rise to the protein MTYSKTPEAAKILKSPTLRDAACHGRWPMFDAEIDGEKAAAATIRLDAAVQLCATCPVHAACESARQALPVREVAGVWAGRVYGRPTRKAA
- a CDS encoding helix-turn-helix domain-containing protein → MPGSTKFLALVLATFSSSRTGSNVHPSVARLAREMEVSERTVNRGMDWLRNHGWIVRVRQGNRWKNQADEYRLSLPSNVLEVMQLDPDSRPYDGSLSDTDDAQTPEVHPTPMSLRLVESRNV